The following proteins come from a genomic window of Pyxidicoccus sp. MSG2:
- a CDS encoding c-type cytochrome, whose amino-acid sequence MRTAMLAVLALVAACGPARRGPAFGTPRQFNAQQQEGRVLFMRNCNMCHPGGAGGLGPSLNNKPLPSVAMRTQIRRGVGAMPAFTDEMLSDAQVDAIVAFLNELQEEKD is encoded by the coding sequence ATGAGGACCGCCATGCTCGCCGTGCTGGCGCTGGTGGCGGCCTGCGGCCCGGCGCGCCGGGGTCCCGCCTTCGGCACGCCGCGCCAGTTCAATGCGCAGCAGCAGGAGGGCCGCGTCCTCTTCATGCGCAACTGCAACATGTGCCACCCGGGCGGCGCCGGCGGCCTGGGGCCGAGCCTCAACAACAAGCCCCTGCCGTCCGTGGCCATGCGCACGCAGATTCGCCGGGGCGTGGGCGCCATGCCCGCCTTCACCGACGAGATGCTCAGCGACGCGCAGGTGGACGCCATCGTCGCGTTCCTGAACGAGCTGCAAGAGGAGAAAGACTGA
- a CDS encoding PQQ-dependent sugar dehydrogenase, which produces MRLLPLARPLLAACALLLLPGCFHLFAGGGGGSTEFRPPRRVNPADVAVPEGYRVEVVATGLTYPTGVAFDGDGTPYVTESGYSYGEAFAQSRLVRVEKDGRLTEVARGDHPPWTGVAWHQGAFYVAEGGVQGGGRIVRITPDGRTTPLVSNLPGLGDHHANGPAVGPDGALYFSVGTATNSGVVGPDNASLGWLERNPAFHDLPCRDITLAGVNYPSDNPLAPNTGRVSTGAFVPFGTETRPGQVIKGAMPCSGAVFRLVPGSTDPELVAWGFRNPFGLAFAPNGRLYVTENGYDVRGSRPLFGVADYLWEVEQGAWYGFPDFAGGKPVDQEWFKVPGGDVPRRVLQEAPGTPPRPVALFGVHSSSNHLDFSRSTEFGHVGEAFVAQFGDQSPDTGETLAPVGFKVVRVDVSNGVIEDFVANKDEGSGGPATRLGKGGLERPIDAHFDPSGRALYIVDFGVMLVKAKGVIHPFEKTGVLWRITRAAPEAKP; this is translated from the coding sequence ATGCGACTCCTCCCCCTCGCGCGTCCGCTCCTGGCGGCGTGCGCGCTGCTACTGCTCCCCGGCTGCTTCCATCTCTTCGCGGGCGGAGGCGGCGGCTCGACGGAGTTCAGACCGCCCCGGCGGGTGAATCCGGCGGACGTGGCAGTCCCGGAGGGCTACCGCGTCGAGGTCGTCGCCACCGGCCTCACCTACCCCACCGGCGTCGCCTTCGACGGGGACGGCACGCCCTACGTCACCGAGTCCGGCTACAGCTACGGCGAGGCCTTCGCCCAGTCCCGTCTGGTGCGCGTGGAGAAGGACGGTCGCCTCACGGAGGTCGCCCGGGGGGACCATCCCCCCTGGACGGGCGTCGCCTGGCACCAGGGCGCCTTCTACGTGGCCGAAGGCGGCGTGCAGGGCGGAGGCCGCATCGTCCGCATCACCCCGGACGGCCGTACCACGCCGCTCGTGTCCAACCTGCCTGGCCTCGGGGACCACCACGCCAACGGCCCCGCCGTGGGGCCGGACGGCGCGCTCTACTTCAGCGTGGGCACCGCGACGAATTCGGGCGTGGTGGGCCCGGACAACGCGAGCCTCGGCTGGCTGGAGCGCAACCCGGCGTTCCATGACCTGCCCTGCCGCGACATCACCCTCGCGGGCGTCAACTACCCCAGCGACAACCCGCTCGCGCCGAACACGGGGCGCGTGAGCACGGGCGCCTTCGTCCCCTTCGGCACGGAGACGCGGCCGGGCCAGGTCATCAAGGGCGCCATGCCGTGCAGCGGCGCCGTGTTCCGCCTCGTCCCCGGCTCCACCGACCCGGAACTGGTGGCGTGGGGCTTCCGCAATCCGTTCGGCCTCGCCTTCGCGCCCAACGGCCGGCTGTACGTCACGGAGAACGGGTACGACGTGCGCGGCAGCCGGCCGCTGTTCGGCGTGGCGGACTACCTCTGGGAGGTGGAGCAGGGCGCATGGTACGGCTTCCCGGACTTCGCGGGCGGCAAGCCGGTGGACCAGGAGTGGTTCAAGGTGCCCGGCGGCGACGTGCCCAGGCGCGTCCTCCAGGAGGCCCCGGGTACGCCGCCCCGGCCGGTGGCGCTGTTCGGCGTGCACTCGTCCTCCAACCACCTGGACTTCTCGCGCAGCACGGAGTTCGGCCACGTGGGCGAGGCCTTCGTCGCGCAGTTCGGAGACCAGTCCCCGGACACGGGCGAGACGCTGGCGCCCGTCGGCTTCAAGGTGGTGCGCGTGGACGTGTCCAACGGCGTCATCGAGGACTTCGTCGCCAACAAGGACGAAGGCAGCGGCGGCCCCGCCACCCGGCTCGGGAAGGGCGGCCTGGAGCGCCCCATCGACGCGCACTTCGACCCGAGCGGCCGGGCCCTCTACATCGTCGACTTCGGAGTGATGCTGGTGAAGGCGAAGGGCGTCATCCACCCCTTCGAGAAGACAGGCGTGCTGTGGCGCATCACCCGCGCGGCGCCGGAGGCGAAGCCATGA